In a genomic window of Scyliorhinus torazame isolate Kashiwa2021f chromosome 5, sScyTor2.1, whole genome shotgun sequence:
- the LOC140417794 gene encoding uncharacterized protein, with product MEKPWKCGDCGRGYKVPSKLEIHRRSHTGERPFTCSKCGKGFTQLSHLQAHQRVHTGEKPFTCSQCGKGFTQLSYLQSHQRVHTGERPFTCSQCGKGFRALFILRRHQRVHSGERPFTCSQCGKGFIDSSTLRKHQRIHTGVRPFTCSQCGKGFIDSSTLQSHQRVHTGEKPFTCSQCGQRFRASFTLRKHQRVHTRERPFTCSQCGKGFIDSSALWRHQRVHSGERPFTCSQCGKGFIDSSVLRKHQRIHTGERPFICSQCGKGFIDSSTLQRHQRVHTEERPFTCSQCGKGFSDLSTLQRHQRVHTGERPFTCSQCGKGFIDASTLRKHQQIHTGEKPFTCSQFRIVLFADVKLTGVPSLGMICPLLKYRNYINDPPGL from the coding sequence atggagaaaccgtggaaatgtggggactgtgggaggggatACAAAGtcccatctaagctggagattcatcgacgcagtcacactggagagaggccattcacctgctccaagtgtgggaagggattcactcagttatctcatctgcaggcacaccagcgagttcatactggagagaagccattcacctgctctcagtgtgggaagggattcactcagttatcttacctgcagtcacaccagcgagttcacactggggagaggccattcacctgctctcagtgtgggaagggattccgtgctcTATTCATCCTGCGgaggcatcagcgagttcacagtggggagaggccattcacctgctctcagtgtgggaagggatttattgattcatccaccctacggaaacatcagcgaattcacacgggagtgaggccgttcacctgctctcagtgtgggaagggatttattgattcatccaccctgcagtcacaccagcgagttcacactggggagaaaccattcacctgctctcagtgtgggcagagattccgtgcttcattcaccctgcggaaacatcagcgagttcacactcgggagaggccattcacctgttctcaatgtgggaagggattcattgattcatctgccctgtggagacatcagcgcgttcacagtggggagaggccgttcacctgctctcagtgtgggaagggatttattgattcatccgtcctgcggaaacatcaacgaattcacactggggagaggccattcatttgctctcagtgtgggaagggattcattgattcatccaccctgcagagacatcagcgagttcacactgaggagaggccattcacctgctctcagtgtgggaagggattcagtgatttatccaccttgcagagacaccagcgagttcacactggggagaggccattcacctgctctcagtgtgggaagggattcattgatgcaTCCACCCTGCGaaaacatcagcaaattcacacaggggagaagccattcacctgctctcagt